The genome window GGCCGCCGAGGTGGCGACAGAGCTGCGCCGGCGATTGCCCGCGGGAGCGGTCCTGCCGGAGGTCGCCCGCTGCTTCGACGCCGGCGACGGCACCCTGATCGAGTTCGACGGGCAGTGGTTCGAGCTGCGCGCCAGCGGCACCGACGCGGTCCTGCGCTATTACATGGAAGGGAACGACCCGCAGCGCGTCGGCACCCTCAACTCGGCCTTCGTCGCGCTGGACATATGAAGAGAAACCTTCATCTCGTCAATATCGAATGGTGCCGAACAGCTCCACGCCCTCGAACGCGGGCTCGAACTTGCAGACGCCGCCCGCGCAGAGGTAACCGCCCAGGCGCTTGCCCGCCCACATGGTGAACATGGCGCCGTCGTCCGTCACGTAGCTGATCTGGGCGGCGGGGAATGGCCCTTCCTCTTCCAGGAAGTCGCGCTGGGCCGCGTACTTGTTGTTGGTCTCGAGAATGGCGGCGAAGGTCCAGTTCGGCGCCGTGGCGTACTCGAGCGTCGTGAACTGCTGGTCGTACTCGCCGTTGCCGCCGAACTCCGTGCCGGGATCCCGCGCGTGCTGGTGCTCGAACTTGAGCGTCCAGGAGCGGCGGGCGTCGGCGTACCAGGTGATCTCCCCCACGGCGGTGACGTATTCCTGATCGCGGAGGAAGTGCGTGTCGTACACTTCGCGCCAGTCGGCGCCGCCGCGGAAACGGAAGTCTCCGATCCGGTTCTGCTCCACGTGGGCGTAGTACTCCCGATAACTCTGCCGTCCGTCCTGCAACTCCACGAGGGCGGCGTTCCCGACCGCGCTCCAGCCGTCCGGACCGGCCCAGGTGATCTCGCCCTGCAGGCCGCGTTCGTCGTCGGCGTCGCGCAGATAGGGTTGCCGGTTCAGCAGCGTGTAGAGATGCTCGCGGGTCAACGACGGCGGATTGTTCAGCGGCGTGCGTCCGTCCGCCTCCGCCAGGATGGTGAATTCATCGTAGTCCATGACCTCCGCGGAGAGGCCGAGGGGGCCCGCGAGGACCGTGGCGCCGGCGTAGAACGCGTGTCCCCACCGTTCTAGGAACTCGCCGCCCGGCATCTGCTCCCAGCGCCTGCGCCCACCGTACTCCACGTACAGATCGCCCGCCCGGTGGGCGGTCTCCAGGCGGCCGGACAGGGCGTAATCGCGGAGCAGGGCGCCGTCGCGTACGGGGGTGTCGGGAGCCTGCCAGGTGAGGCCCGTCACGCCGAGGGACAGCCGGTCGTGAAGGCGCAGCGTGCCGTCGAGCCCGCGCACGTCGAGATCCAGATCCGAGGGCGTGCCGCTGAAGACCGTCGCCTGCCACGGACCGTGTCCGCCGCGGGCCAGCA of bacterium contains these proteins:
- a CDS encoding TlpA family protein disulfide reductase → MKCIALSLLLLAALTPVPAGAGGYAVPDWSLEDIAGNPVGLHDQLDRGPVLISFWALWCAPCLKELPHLDELAAEMAGELAVLAINIDSPRSVHKVPSYVATKGYDHLTVLLDTAGDVQRKLQISGTMPFLMLLDAQGREVYRHVGYREGDELVLREEVAKLRETPAGEAAGGAFHATDQFEYSYHTGTESEIFENWLDADFNSGAFRFGVLLDTQQPAEEGDRRNDIRHRFVELLADDYEVRAGHFYGMFGRGLLFAAYENRTIRVDTALDGLLARGGHGPWQATVFSGTPSDLDLDVRGLDGTLRLHDRLSLGVTGLTWQAPDTPVRDGALLRDYALSGRLETAHRAGDLYVEYGGRRRWEQMPGGEFLERWGHAFYAGATVLAGPLGLSAEVMDYDEFTILAEADGRTPLNNPPSLTREHLYTLLNRQPYLRDADDERGLQGEITWAGPDGWSAVGNAALVELQDGRQSYREYYAHVEQNRIGDFRFRGGADWREVYDTHFLRDQEYVTAVGEITWYADARRSWTLKFEHQHARDPGTEFGGNGEYDQQFTTLEYATAPNWTFAAILETNNKYAAQRDFLEEEGPFPAAQISYVTDDGAMFTMWAGKRLGGYLCAGGVCKFEPAFEGVELFGTIRY